One Flavobacterium sp. 90 DNA segment encodes these proteins:
- a CDS encoding gamma-glutamylcyclotransferase family protein, protein MEKLFSYGTLRSKQIQMQIFNKVLTGTPDQLLGYKLKSLQIEEEFGMADYVVAVANADSSDPIHGVAFNILASDLAKVDIFESNAYKRVQVELKSGTVAWVYIENK, encoded by the coding sequence ATGGAAAAGTTATTCTCTTACGGAACATTGAGATCGAAACAAATTCAAATGCAGATTTTTAATAAAGTTCTAACCGGAACTCCTGATCAGTTATTGGGTTATAAACTAAAAAGTCTCCAAATTGAAGAAGAATTTGGAATGGCTGATTATGTTGTAGCGGTAGCAAACGCAGATTCTTCAGATCCTATTCATGGTGTTGCTTTTAATATTTTGGCTTCTGATTTAGCCAAAGTAGATATTTTCGAATCTAATGCTTATAAAAGAGTTCAGGTCGAGTTAAAATCCGGAACAGTTGCCTGGGTTTATATCGAAAATAAATAA
- the trpB gene encoding tryptophan synthase subunit beta, whose protein sequence is MNFNVNEKGYYGEFGGAYIPEMLYPNVEELRQNYLKITSEPDFKAEFDQLLKDYVGRPSPLYFAKRLSEKYNTKIYLKREDLNHTGAHKVNNTIGQILVAKRLGKKRIIAETGAGQHGVATATVCALMGLQCIVYMGEIDIARQAPNVARMKMLGAEVRPALSGSRTLKDATNEAIRDWINNPVDTHYIIGSAIGPHPYPDMVTRFQSVISEEIKWQLKAKEGRENPDYVVACIGGGSNAAGTYYHFLHEPEVGIIAVEAAGKGVDSGHSAATSKLGKVGVIHGCKTLLMQTPDGQITEPYSISAGLDYPGVGPMHAHLAQTGRGEFFSVTDDDAMNAGLQLTKLEGIIPAIESAHAFAVLDQKKFKPTDIVVISLSGRGDKDLDNYIDYFKL, encoded by the coding sequence ATGAATTTTAACGTTAACGAAAAAGGATATTACGGAGAATTTGGAGGAGCTTACATTCCTGAAATGTTATATCCAAATGTTGAAGAATTACGCCAAAACTATTTAAAGATAACCAGCGAACCGGATTTTAAAGCAGAATTTGACCAATTGTTAAAAGATTACGTTGGACGCCCAAGTCCGCTTTATTTTGCAAAGCGTTTATCTGAAAAATACAATACCAAAATCTACTTAAAAAGAGAAGATTTAAACCATACGGGAGCGCACAAAGTAAACAATACAATTGGACAAATATTGGTAGCAAAACGTTTGGGTAAAAAACGAATTATTGCCGAAACCGGAGCTGGTCAACATGGTGTAGCGACTGCAACAGTTTGCGCACTTATGGGATTGCAATGTATCGTTTATATGGGCGAAATAGACATTGCACGTCAGGCACCAAACGTTGCTCGTATGAAAATGTTAGGCGCTGAGGTTCGTCCTGCACTTTCGGGTTCAAGAACTTTAAAAGATGCTACAAACGAAGCGATTAGAGATTGGATTAATAACCCGGTTGACACACATTATATTATTGGATCTGCGATTGGACCACATCCTTATCCGGATATGGTAACACGTTTTCAAAGTGTGATTTCCGAAGAAATCAAATGGCAATTAAAAGCAAAAGAAGGACGTGAAAATCCTGATTATGTTGTCGCTTGTATTGGTGGCGGAAGTAACGCTGCAGGAACTTATTATCACTTTTTGCATGAGCCAGAAGTTGGAATTATTGCCGTTGAAGCAGCCGGAAAAGGCGTTGATAGTGGTCATAGTGCGGCAACAAGTAAATTAGGTAAAGTAGGTGTTATTCATGGTTGCAAAACCCTTTTAATGCAAACTCCAGACGGACAAATTACCGAGCCATATTCGATTTCGGCAGGTTTAGATTATCCCGGAGTTGGACCAATGCACGCACATTTGGCACAAACCGGACGCGGCGAGTTTTTCTCTGTGACTGATGATGACGCGATGAATGCAGGTTTGCAATTGACAAAACTAGAAGGAATTATTCCGGCGATCGAAAGCGCGCATGCTTTTGCGGTTCTAGATCAAAAGAAATTTAAACCAACAGATATTGTGGTAATCAGTCTTTCTGGACGTGGCGACAAAGATCTAGACAATTATATTGATTATTTTAAATTGTAA
- a CDS encoding TolC family protein, whose amino-acid sequence MKISQLMLFGVFFIGISSVEAQEKTSLTLDEAVKLAWEKSNEVTLASTKVNTKKYELQSVKNNQYPDIKLSGQYQRLTKASIDMPNQGESKSLASPDRAMLGMANLSLPLFAGFKIQNSIEAYDNLYEAESANASKTKEDVALRVITYYTALYKAQKTLDVLNENQKSAKQRVTDFTELEKNGIIPRNDLLKSQLLVSKTQLSIDEANNNLNNINFYLTTLLKLDPSTKLQVNEDDFFNLKTSNAPTSDALALQNRKDLEAIRFQQKASEANIRVAKAAYYPTLALLGGYTALDLKDIITVKYAMNFGLGLTYDISGIYKNSSHVREAESRALEVKNTEAVMTDRIKVEVQKSIEDYDLAINQSVVYDEALQQASENYRLVKDKFDNGLADTNDLVEADVEQLSAKINTAVSKATIIQKYYELLSVSGQLSQSFNLSKI is encoded by the coding sequence ATGAAAATTAGTCAATTAATGCTCTTTGGAGTTTTCTTTATCGGAATATCTTCAGTAGAAGCACAAGAAAAAACAAGTTTAACCTTAGACGAAGCCGTTAAATTGGCCTGGGAAAAAAGTAACGAAGTTACGCTTGCCAGCACTAAGGTAAACACAAAAAAGTACGAATTACAATCGGTAAAAAACAATCAATATCCTGATATTAAACTTTCCGGACAATATCAACGTCTTACAAAAGCATCGATTGATATGCCAAATCAGGGAGAAAGCAAATCACTTGCATCTCCTGACAGAGCAATGCTTGGAATGGCAAATTTAAGCCTTCCTCTTTTTGCAGGATTTAAAATTCAAAATAGCATTGAAGCTTATGATAATTTATACGAAGCTGAAAGTGCAAATGCATCTAAAACTAAAGAAGACGTTGCTTTGAGAGTTATTACGTATTATACTGCGTTATACAAAGCTCAAAAAACTTTGGATGTTTTAAATGAAAATCAAAAAAGCGCTAAACAACGTGTTACTGATTTTACAGAATTAGAGAAAAACGGAATTATCCCAAGAAATGATTTATTGAAGTCACAATTATTAGTTTCAAAAACGCAATTATCTATTGATGAAGCTAATAACAATCTTAATAATATCAACTTCTATCTGACTACCTTATTAAAGTTGGATCCAAGTACAAAACTTCAGGTTAATGAAGATGATTTCTTTAATTTGAAAACGAGTAATGCACCAACATCTGATGCATTAGCATTGCAAAACAGAAAAGATTTAGAAGCTATTCGTTTCCAACAAAAAGCATCTGAAGCAAATATTAGAGTTGCAAAAGCTGCTTATTACCCTACTTTAGCATTACTTGGTGGTTATACTGCTTTAGATCTTAAAGACATTATTACTGTAAAATATGCAATGAACTTTGGATTAGGTTTAACTTATGATATCTCTGGAATTTACAAAAATAGTTCTCACGTAAGAGAAGCTGAAAGCAGAGCTTTGGAAGTTAAAAATACAGAAGCTGTAATGACTGATCGTATTAAAGTTGAGGTTCAAAAATCTATTGAAGATTATGACTTAGCTATTAACCAAAGTGTTGTTTATGATGAAGCGCTTCAACAGGCATCTGAAAATTACAGACTTGTAAAAGATAAGTTTGACAATGGTTTAGCAGATACCAATGATTTGGTTGAAGCTGATGTTGAACAACTAAGTGCCAAAATTAATACTGCTGTTTCTAAAGCAACAATCATTCAAAAATATTACGAATTACTATCCGTATCAGGACAATTATCTCAATCATTCAATCTTTCTAAAATATAA
- the trpA gene encoding tryptophan synthase subunit alpha: MNRITQKLQEDKKILSIYFSAGYPNLNDTVQIIQDLEKNGVDLIEIGLPFSDPLADGPTIQASSTTALHNGMTTQILFDQLKNIRESVKIPLIIMGYFNPMLQYGVETFCKKCAEIGIDGLIIPDLPVDVYADEYKAIFEKYGLINVFLITPQTSDERIRFIDSVSNGFIYMVSSASVTGSQSGFGNTQESYFERIGNMNLKNPQIVGFGISNKETFNQATKFAKGAIIGSAFIKHLSENGSGKISEFVSEIR, translated from the coding sequence ATGAACAGAATAACTCAAAAATTACAAGAAGATAAAAAGATACTTTCGATTTATTTTTCTGCAGGATATCCTAATTTGAATGATACGGTTCAAATCATTCAGGATTTAGAAAAAAATGGCGTTGATCTAATCGAAATTGGTTTGCCATTTAGCGATCCTTTGGCTGATGGACCAACCATTCAGGCAAGTTCAACAACGGCGCTTCATAACGGAATGACGACTCAAATTCTATTCGATCAACTGAAGAACATCCGCGAAAGCGTAAAAATTCCGTTGATTATTATGGGATATTTTAATCCAATGTTGCAATACGGAGTTGAAACATTCTGTAAAAAATGTGCCGAAATTGGTATCGACGGATTAATCATTCCGGATTTACCTGTTGATGTTTATGCAGACGAATACAAAGCAATTTTCGAAAAATATGGCTTAATAAATGTATTCCTGATTACGCCACAAACTTCTGACGAGCGTATTCGTTTTATCGACAGCGTTTCAAACGGATTTATTTATATGGTAAGTTCTGCGAGCGTTACAGGATCTCAATCTGGTTTTGGAAATACTCAGGAAAGTTATTTCGAAAGAATTGGAAACATGAATCTGAAAAACCCGCAAATTGTAGGTTTTGGAATTTCGAATAAAGAAACTTTTAATCAGGCTACTAAATTTGCAAAAGGTGCCATTATTGGAAGTGCTTTTATAAAACATTTAAGCGAAAATGGTTCTGGAAAAATTAGCGAATTTGTTAGCGAGATTAGATAA
- a CDS encoding MDR family MFS transporter: protein MATAVQADDDLVEYGYRRVIITITAVLCALLEIVDTTIVNVALTDMRGSLGATLTDVAWVITAYAIANVIVIPMTSWLSQQFGRRNYFVASIIIFTVCSFLCGNASNIWELVAFRFVQGMGGGALLVTAQTIITESYPIAKRGMAQAIYGMGVIVGPTLGPPLGGYLVDNYSWPYIFYINIPLGIIATILALTFVRSPKYGEKLKANQVDWWGIILLAAFIGSLQFVLEHGQQDDWFNDSLIVTLSVVTVLGLILFVWRELTYKYPIVNLSVLKDGNLRIGTVMCFILGFGLYGSTLIIPIYTQSILGWTATDAGLLLIPGSITTAIMMPFVGNMIQKGVPQGYMVGVGFLVFFFFTFMMQTRMTPDTGVEHMYWPLILRGIGLGLLFVPITTLSLSTLKGKHIGEGAAFTGMMRQLGGSFGIAIITTFITRLSQEHRVNLLTNLDPAKFDVQQRIAGMQRAFMSKGYSADVALKKAYQALEYSVMKQSTVMAYMDIFMYLGIMFLCCIPIILLIKKGKNKINPADAMH from the coding sequence ATGGCAACAGCAGTACAAGCAGATGACGATTTAGTAGAATACGGTTATAGACGTGTAATCATTACGATTACTGCAGTACTTTGTGCACTGTTAGAAATTGTAGATACCACGATTGTAAACGTAGCTCTAACAGACATGCGAGGTAGCCTTGGTGCTACTTTAACTGATGTGGCTTGGGTAATTACAGCATACGCAATTGCGAATGTTATTGTAATTCCGATGACGAGTTGGCTTTCACAGCAATTTGGTCGACGTAATTATTTTGTGGCTTCGATCATTATATTTACAGTCTGCTCCTTTTTATGCGGAAATGCCAGTAACATTTGGGAACTAGTTGCCTTTCGATTCGTACAAGGTATGGGTGGTGGAGCATTACTGGTAACAGCCCAAACGATTATTACCGAAAGTTATCCTATAGCAAAACGTGGTATGGCGCAAGCTATCTACGGAATGGGTGTAATTGTTGGTCCAACATTAGGTCCGCCTTTGGGAGGATATTTAGTAGATAATTATTCTTGGCCTTATATTTTCTATATCAATATTCCGTTGGGAATTATTGCAACTATTTTGGCGCTTACTTTCGTAAGAAGTCCAAAATATGGTGAGAAATTAAAAGCAAATCAGGTTGACTGGTGGGGAATTATATTATTAGCCGCTTTTATTGGATCACTTCAATTTGTTTTGGAACATGGACAACAAGACGATTGGTTTAATGATTCACTTATTGTAACCCTTAGTGTTGTTACGGTTCTTGGATTGATTTTATTTGTTTGGAGAGAGCTTACTTATAAATATCCAATCGTAAATTTAAGTGTTCTAAAAGATGGAAATTTAAGAATTGGTACTGTAATGTGTTTTATTCTTGGTTTTGGTCTTTATGGATCAACCTTAATTATTCCGATCTACACGCAATCTATTTTAGGATGGACCGCAACAGATGCCGGATTATTATTGATTCCAGGTTCGATTACAACAGCGATTATGATGCCATTTGTGGGTAATATGATTCAAAAAGGAGTTCCGCAAGGATATATGGTTGGAGTTGGATTTTTAGTTTTCTTCTTCTTTACCTTTATGATGCAAACTCGTATGACTCCAGATACTGGTGTTGAACATATGTACTGGCCTTTAATCTTAAGAGGAATTGGTTTAGGATTACTATTTGTACCTATTACAACACTTTCGCTTTCGACTTTAAAAGGAAAACATATCGGTGAAGGAGCCGCGTTTACCGGAATGATGAGACAATTAGGTGGTTCATTTGGTATTGCGATTATTACCACTTTTATCACTCGTTTAAGTCAGGAACACAGAGTAAATTTATTGACCAATTTAGACCCTGCAAAATTCGATGTTCAGCAACGTATTGCAGGAATGCAAAGAGCTTTTATGTCTAAAGGATATAGCGCTGATGTTGCACTGAAAAAAGCTTATCAAGCACTGGAATATTCAGTAATGAAACAAAGTACAGTAATGGCCTACATGGATATTTTTATGTACTTAGGAATTATGTTCCTATGTTGTATACCAATTATTCTTTTAATTAAAAAAGGAAAGAACAAGATTAATCCTGCTGATGCAATGCATTAA
- the trpC gene encoding indole-3-glycerol phosphate synthase TrpC, producing the protein MNILDKIIFDKQREVVLKKSIIPVSQLESSVFFGRETISLSQKLRTSSTGIIAEHKRRSPSKSVINHSFTVEEVVKGYENAGACGISVLTDGKYFGGSLDDLLLARASVNIPLLRKEFIVDEYQILEAKAFGADLILLIAAVLTREEIKSLSEFAKKLGLEVLLEVHNQEELEKSIMPSLDMIGVNNRNLKTFEVSLDFSKQLASQIPDDFVKVSESGISSIEAISELRPYGYSGFLIGENFMKTDNAGKAATEFISKL; encoded by the coding sequence ATGAATATTTTAGATAAAATAATATTTGACAAACAAAGAGAAGTTGTTCTTAAAAAATCGATCATTCCGGTTTCGCAATTGGAAAGTTCAGTGTTTTTTGGAAGAGAAACCATTTCTTTAAGTCAAAAACTAAGAACAAGTTCCACTGGAATTATCGCAGAGCACAAACGTCGTTCTCCTTCAAAATCAGTAATCAATCATAGTTTCACGGTTGAAGAAGTTGTAAAAGGCTATGAAAATGCGGGAGCTTGCGGAATTTCTGTTTTAACAGATGGAAAATATTTTGGAGGTTCACTTGACGATTTACTTTTGGCAAGAGCGAGTGTAAATATTCCGCTTTTGCGAAAAGAATTTATTGTCGACGAATACCAAATTCTGGAAGCCAAAGCTTTTGGTGCCGATTTGATTTTACTAATCGCAGCAGTTTTAACACGCGAAGAAATTAAATCATTATCTGAATTTGCAAAGAAATTGGGTTTAGAAGTTCTATTGGAAGTTCACAATCAAGAAGAATTAGAAAAATCGATTATGCCAAGTTTAGACATGATTGGTGTAAATAACAGAAACCTAAAAACCTTCGAAGTAAGTTTAGATTTCAGTAAACAATTGGCATCACAAATTCCAGATGATTTTGTAAAAGTTTCCGAAAGCGGAATTTCATCAATCGAAGCCATCTCAGAACTTAGACCTTATGGTTACAGCGGTTTCTTAATTGGAGAAAACTTCATGAAAACCGACAACGCCGGAAAAGCCGCAACAGAATTCATAAGCAAGCTATAA
- a CDS encoding HlyD family secretion protein: MEKKKTNTKFIIILTVLVLVGGTYGITKYLHAQAHEETDDAQIEKKMNPIIPRVSGYISKVYVKDNDFVKKGDTLFTIDKRDYQLKIDEANAALLGAEGQYEAAKADIGSANASISVSDAQMKSATGSIESAKIRLRQITNDYNRYNNLYKTHTITKQQYEQALSSKEEAENQVRVLEQQQKASSYQKSVIESKSKASDKQTEVAAANIKKAKTMLDVAHLNLSYTVVTAAIDGQVSKVDIQPGQLVQPGQSLFYIINNNEAWVVANFKETQLNKMIVGQKVSLKVDAYPNYEFKGIVTSFSPATGSRFSLLPPDNATGNFVKTIQRLPVKISLDESNDPEKVKLLRPGMNVDVDVHLK; encoded by the coding sequence ATGGAAAAGAAAAAAACAAATACTAAATTCATCATTATACTAACCGTTTTGGTTTTAGTGGGCGGAACTTACGGAATAACAAAATACTTACACGCACAAGCACACGAAGAAACGGATGATGCTCAGATTGAGAAAAAAATGAATCCGATTATTCCTAGAGTTTCCGGATATATTAGTAAAGTGTATGTAAAAGATAATGACTTTGTAAAAAAAGGAGATACTTTATTTACTATCGATAAAAGAGATTACCAATTAAAAATCGACGAAGCTAACGCTGCTTTATTAGGTGCTGAAGGTCAATACGAAGCTGCAAAAGCTGATATTGGAAGCGCAAATGCAAGTATTTCAGTTTCTGATGCTCAAATGAAATCTGCAACCGGTTCTATCGAAAGTGCAAAAATTAGATTGAGACAAATTACAAACGATTACAACCGTTACAATAATTTATACAAAACACATACGATTACAAAACAACAATACGAGCAAGCATTATCTTCAAAAGAAGAAGCTGAAAATCAAGTTCGTGTTTTGGAACAACAACAAAAAGCAAGTTCTTACCAAAAATCTGTAATTGAATCTAAGTCAAAAGCTTCTGACAAACAAACTGAAGTTGCTGCCGCAAACATCAAAAAAGCAAAAACAATGCTTGATGTTGCGCATTTAAATCTTAGTTATACTGTAGTTACTGCTGCAATCGACGGTCAGGTTTCTAAAGTAGATATCCAACCGGGACAATTGGTTCAACCAGGACAATCTTTATTTTATATCATCAATAATAATGAAGCTTGGGTTGTTGCTAACTTTAAAGAAACGCAATTAAACAAGATGATTGTTGGACAAAAAGTAAGTTTAAAAGTTGATGCTTATCCAAACTACGAATTCAAAGGAATTGTTACTTCATTTTCTCCTGCAACAGGATCTCGTTTTTCATTATTACCTCCTGATAATGCGACAGGAAACTTTGTAAAAACGATTCAGAGATTGCCAGTAAAAATTAGTTTAGATGAATCAAACGATCCTGAAAAAGTAAAATTACTACGTCCGGGAATGAATGTTGATGTAGATGTACATTTAAAATAA
- a CDS encoding phosphoribosylanthranilate isomerase, whose product MKLKICGMKYPDNILEVGALLPDYMGFIFWEKSARYFNGTIPELIGTIKKVGVFVNQTQEEILEKVAKYNLQAVQLHGNESVEFLSELKNQLPKKIEIIKVFSADNDFDFEIIKPFESVCDFFMFDTKGKLPGGNGTTFDWTILKKYKSDKPFFLSGGIGINELKAIEEISKTNLPIYAVDINSKFEIEPGLKNRNLFSNFKRKFDVANF is encoded by the coding sequence ATGAAACTCAAAATATGCGGCATGAAATATCCTGATAATATCCTCGAAGTAGGTGCACTCCTACCCGATTATATGGGATTTATTTTCTGGGAAAAATCCGCAAGATACTTTAACGGAACAATTCCGGAATTAATTGGAACAATAAAAAAAGTAGGCGTTTTTGTAAACCAAACACAAGAAGAAATTCTGGAGAAAGTTGCAAAATACAATTTACAAGCTGTTCAATTACACGGAAATGAATCTGTTGAATTTTTATCAGAATTAAAAAATCAATTACCAAAGAAAATCGAAATCATAAAAGTATTTTCAGCCGATAATGATTTTGATTTCGAAATTATAAAACCATTCGAATCGGTTTGCGATTTCTTTATGTTTGACACAAAAGGAAAATTACCCGGCGGAAACGGAACCACATTTGACTGGACGATCTTAAAAAAATACAAGTCTGATAAACCCTTCTTTTTAAGCGGCGGAATCGGAATCAACGAATTAAAAGCTATCGAAGAGATTTCAAAAACAAATCTTCCTATTTATGCTGTCGATATAAATAGTAAATTTGAAATCGAACCCGGGCTAAAAAACAGAAATCTATTTAGCAATTTCAAACGCAAATTTGATGTTGCCAACTTTTAA
- a CDS encoding carbon-nitrogen hydrolase family protein has product MILAAAQTKPTRVDIEANLSDHYRFIDLAVQNGAQLIAFPELSITGYEREYAQKLAFKKDDSRLDHLKKLSVENNIIIVVGAPIQVDSELFIGEFIISPDNSVQIYTKQFLHEGEDEFFQSSFDYNPMVTIENQKISFAICADIDNPLHPENARKRETNIYIASIFFSPNGIPNAYRDLQSYAQKHEMNVLMSNFSGESWGSPSAGQSAFWNNKGELVAQMNDSDSGLLLIENQNDNWTSKIVKI; this is encoded by the coding sequence ATGATTTTAGCAGCAGCGCAAACAAAACCTACGCGAGTAGATATTGAAGCCAATTTATCAGACCATTATCGTTTTATTGATTTGGCGGTACAAAATGGAGCACAATTAATTGCATTTCCTGAATTGTCGATTACCGGTTATGAAAGAGAATATGCCCAAAAACTAGCTTTCAAAAAAGATGATTCCCGATTGGATCACTTAAAAAAATTATCAGTCGAAAATAATATTATTATTGTTGTCGGTGCTCCAATTCAAGTAGACTCAGAATTGTTTATTGGGGAATTTATTATTTCTCCTGATAATTCAGTTCAAATCTACACGAAGCAATTTTTACATGAAGGTGAAGACGAATTTTTCCAATCTTCATTCGATTATAATCCGATGGTGACTATTGAAAATCAAAAGATTTCATTTGCTATTTGTGCTGATATTGACAATCCGTTACATCCTGAAAATGCCCGTAAAAGAGAAACCAATATTTATATCGCCAGTATTTTCTTTTCACCAAACGGAATTCCGAATGCATATCGCGATTTACAAAGTTATGCACAGAAACACGAAATGAATGTTTTGATGTCGAATTTCAGTGGAGAATCCTGGGGATCTCCTTCGGCTGGACAAAGTGCTTTCTGGAATAACAAAGGTGAATTGGTTGCTCAAATGAATGATTCAGATTCCGGATTATTATTGATCGAAAATCAAAATGATAATTGGACAAGTAAAATTGTAAAAATATAA
- a CDS encoding TetR family transcriptional regulator, producing the protein MSNIELNDKKIQILEVAETLFSEKGFEGTSIRDISKHAKINIAMVSYYFGSKERLLEALIIYKTSDLKLKLENLLQENLEPIEKVNKLIEIYINRINCNKGIFRVLHFEINAEKREKSFIAFTELKKGNLKSVESIIAQGQEKGVFRKDVIIPLITPTIIGTFFHFHMNKPFFEELLNLNTEEMYNEYIKTSLTKHIQQTIKALLVYEN; encoded by the coding sequence ATGTCAAACATCGAATTAAACGATAAAAAAATTCAGATTCTTGAAGTGGCCGAAACGCTATTTTCTGAAAAAGGATTTGAAGGAACATCGATACGGGATATCTCAAAACATGCCAAGATTAATATTGCCATGGTTTCGTATTATTTTGGCTCTAAAGAAAGGCTTCTCGAAGCTTTAATTATTTACAAAACATCTGATTTAAAACTAAAACTCGAAAATTTATTACAAGAAAATCTAGAACCTATAGAGAAAGTCAATAAATTAATCGAAATTTACATTAATAGAATTAATTGTAACAAAGGAATTTTCAGGGTGTTACACTTTGAAATTAATGCAGAAAAGAGAGAAAAAAGCTTTATTGCGTTTACAGAATTAAAAAAAGGAAATTTAAAATCTGTTGAAAGCATTATAGCACAAGGTCAGGAAAAGGGTGTTTTTAGAAAAGATGTTATCATCCCGCTAATTACTCCAACTATTATTGGAACTTTTTTTCACTTTCATATGAATAAACCTTTTTTTGAAGAATTATTAAATTTAAATACAGAAGAAATGTACAACGAGTACATTAAAACCAGTCTTACGAAGCACATTCAACAAACTATAAAAGCGCTACTTGTTTATGAAAATTAG
- the yaaA gene encoding peroxide stress protein YaaA, with amino-acid sequence MKIVISPAKSLNFEKELPTTQYTEPAFLKEARLVHKVLKPKKPSELSELMSISDKLADLNWKRNQEWKTPFSPENARPAVYTFDGDVYTGLDAYTIPVEKLEVLQNKLRILSGLYGILKPLDLMQAYRLEMGTKLPVEESKNLHEFWKPTVTKALNKELAKGELFVNLASNEYFSAVDVKALKVPVITPDFKDYKDGKLKMISFFAKKARGMMVRYIIDTNAETIDDLKGFNYEGYQFDANLSKGNHLVFTR; translated from the coding sequence ATGAAAATTGTTATATCGCCGGCGAAGTCATTAAATTTCGAAAAAGAATTACCAACAACTCAATATACAGAACCAGCTTTTTTAAAAGAAGCACGTTTGGTTCACAAAGTTTTAAAACCTAAAAAGCCTTCTGAATTATCTGAATTAATGTCTATCTCGGACAAATTAGCCGATTTAAACTGGAAGAGAAATCAGGAATGGAAAACACCTTTTTCTCCAGAAAATGCACGTCCTGCAGTTTATACTTTTGATGGAGATGTTTATACTGGTTTAGACGCTTATACAATTCCTGTTGAAAAATTAGAAGTGTTGCAAAATAAACTCCGAATTTTATCCGGACTTTACGGAATCTTGAAACCTCTGGATTTAATGCAGGCGTATCGTCTTGAAATGGGAACAAAATTACCTGTCGAAGAATCCAAAAATCTACACGAATTCTGGAAACCAACAGTTACTAAAGCATTAAATAAAGAATTGGCAAAAGGAGAATTGTTTGTGAATCTTGCAAGTAATGAATATTTTTCGGCTGTAGATGTTAAAGCTTTAAAAGTTCCTGTAATTACGCCGGATTTTAAAGATTACAAAGATGGAAAACTTAAAATGATCAGTTTCTTCGCTAAAAAAGCAAGAGGAATGATGGTTCGTTATATCATCGATACAAATGCTGAAACGATTGACGATTTAAAAGGTTTCAATTATGAAGGATATCAATTTGATGCGAATCTTTCTAAAGGAAATCATTTGGTTTTCACAAGATAG